GGGGCAACAATGCTGTGGATCCTCCCTGAATGTTTCAAAAcacacatcgcttgtccattgcagaactaaaaaaatattttaataaggCTAAGAAAACAcacttaaaaagcacacaaagtagcacagGAGCTAACATCAGCATTGCTCTACTGAATGATCGATCAGCCCGCCCACAGTGGATGTGCTGcccggcacaaaatggctgccctgCAGGCACAAAATGAGGATGACATGTTTGTACCTTGAGACAAGGCTCTTACAACACAGCATATTTTTATTCGGTGTGTGGTTCATAAATCCGAAAGTCCATACAATGAGAGGTTTTTAAATTGAGGTTTCACTGTATACAGAAATTTTAGCTCATCTACATAGTCTTCTCTAGAGTAAGATGGTTGAACTTAAGTCGAGAggatttttctatgtttttatgtaaaattgtacTGTAACCATTCAGCTCctcattatttatattataatcaatgcttttacattgcacaaataTTTCTTACCCAATAAAAGTGTGAGGGAAAAGCTATAGTTAATTATCAGCTAGTTAAGTTGTTGTAGATGCTAGCAAAATAAATCCAGTTGGGGTTAGTTGTCACATAAACTCAAATATTAGCATCACATAAATACAATAGGCTAGCCTAACTATGTGTTCCTTGCTCATGTTGTGTTAAGAGTAGGGATGGGTATAATTTACAATTTAATCTATACTAGTAACAAATCTGTACTTTAATATCAGTGCCAGTGCTTGAACAGTGCCCAAACCGATAAATGGAAAAGAtgcacattttgtaaaaaaaacccaaaaacaatgCCTTTTCATATTTATGGAATTGTGTAAAATTCATGTTGAATAGACTAGTAATTGAAATACTTCAATTATATAAATGTAATCATAACTCAGTAATACATTGAAAGATAACAAATAAAATCCACAACAAACtgtcataattattgcagcaatacaggACATAAAGAACGTGCAAGGAATGACATgtttgtgttgcaatgttaatgcTCATAATTTTGGTGGGTCATGAATGCAACATTGCTCACTGTAATCATCTTTGGTGCTAATGAGAAAGTGCTGCAGCGCTAGCGGTTTTATGAGGGATGCTATTGTTGTGTTAAGGCCAGCAAGAATACTTACAAAGAGCGTGTGTGCTTCTTTCAGGATGTTACATTACTTACAACACAATACCTGTACAATATCACCATCAAGCAACTTTTGCAAGTTGTTAAAACTGCATTTATTTGGCACtgatagttacttcttttttcggTGTGTTTACTACTGTTTACATTGCCACAGGGGCCATTATGGAACCGTTTTTTGGGATTGATCCCTGGTTGAGATGCGGTAAAGGGGCCCTATTACAACcaactgtttttgtgtatttgggatctgcataagtcccaaaactttaaaatcaaaccatggaggcatggcataGATATTTATCAAACAATTTTCCCTTCTTTCTTACTTCCAGGAATTCGCCCCATTGGTGACATTCAGCCATGTGACGTcagtggattatccatatatgttaTAGATTTACCTAAAGTACTTTGCGagcttccgccattgtagtcggACGATGTAATAAAGaagttccttatttgtcattattctcctgttgtggggcagactggctcgtacatgcacatgcatcctcaactgctgtcatttctaatacaaagtagcgatcACATTTAATCTGCCTGGTTTCTGGGTCAGGGGGCGAAGCCATCTTTGCGCACACCTGATAGTCATTtcctcctgactacttaagctctccagttCTTTCACTTGGCGCAAGTAGATTACTAAAGATCCACCCTTCCAGTAGTGGTAATcttctctgctttggctccactcacacTTCTTGTTTCCTGTGCCTTAGCCCCGTTGCTGTGTAGTATTAACTGTTACCTCTCCACACATTTTGTGTATAATTCCTGTCTCTCCACATGTGTGCATCCTCAGTTATTTTccctcactcctttttgagtgtgtcttttgttATAATTCGTATACATTTTTTGGTCTGTGTTGGGGTCCTACTCTGGCTAAGTTGATCATGaaaagatagatggatagatagatagatacatagatagatagatactaaaaataaatagacccacacagcaaaaacactccgcggcggatcccccgcgcaggtatcgcgctttccggaacggaaccgcgaaacggacccgcatcggcgtccatttgcactcaggaacgtatccgccacggcggcggGTAGCTGATCCGCCGTGGCGGTGCGTTGCATCCGCatcgcacccatgatcaaagccttatttccgcggcgggtgtgccgtgacggcgcgctgcatccactccgcacccaagatcaaagcctaacctcccgccgcggaccagcaacggactcataaaaaccctggctcatctggccgttttggacccctttatcttattttcaaaatcccttctgttcttgctgtaggataaaataggaaactaaaaaattcactaaaccctactacagcaatatatgCTTACATATGCactgccttgtatttttaaaccaacaatattgtcaataggcagaaacagaaaatggtcaattcactctataaagtaaatatatataatatatatttaaaaagtaaatatacatatttaatctattaggctacaacttcaaggaaacgctgctccatgcacagctaacatatcagaaaatgaataactggtgaatgacaagaagtccaataaaaggttgtttatttatacatatacatctctattcctcctgaggaggtggaagcgggactcgtctcctcgttgcccgatcccccgccaagttgaaccacctgatggcgtgtttggtgacctcagcgtccgtggctgaccttgtcaacacatttttactcacagcacctgtaatcaaacaagattacaagacagatacgtttatgtttatggtaggaagcatccaaagccaagtatgcttacacaatacaaaatatgtgataggtattaaggagattacatttaaaaaaaaaaaaaaagacttaaagttactggaggtggttaaaataaggtgcgtaaactatgaatttgtgatcagggtataggtgtgcaagacatccaaaatgtttaaacaatatcattatttggtttcttgatcagagtacttgtttggctctgttggatgacggcggctgGGGGTTGGAGgtgggggcataaataaatatccataacccaactttgggaggttgacattgttttcttattatatttgtactatcattctatgtttgtattcgtgtaggccaggggtgtccaaagtgcggcccgggggccatttgcggcctgcaggtcattttttaacggccccagggcacatttttaaaaaatacgatcgaaataaataaaaaacattaaaagtggtatttaaagagcaaacaggtgaaatgtaacaagaaaatgtagcaacgtttactctaatcacacaaagctgccatgtaggctgtttctttctttaaaaaataataatgaatcaaaatcaatgtcattatgaattattgacctattcaaggcttaagaagtttaccttcgcaatcagctggtcttggttgtgcttaatagtttccagcaggctaaggatctggattacctcaggcgctgttgacaaacagcagtataaaattaacatgtttcagtgtttatcctcattactcgtaatcctgacattagctattgaccttagttcatgacaaaagttattgacaaagtttgaagaaaatatgtgattgcttgtgaatttgaattgttttccaaaatttgtggcacagaatgaccatccggtatttgtcagttattgctcaccagagcaggaaatgttgtcggccattctttcccctcgccatgttggcctgtaggccaggctgcatccaggctcctctgtctgccacatgttgagggctgctggtgaggggggtggagggagtcgaggagggactgccgttcctagtgaggtgggcattgtgagagagccatcagttaaccatgactggtaatacccaaggggcctatctatacactaatatttcagagttcagtccctaccttgtgtaactctctgcatgtttaatgcaggtgctggtgaaggcatattaATGCGTcgttccccatggtgaggtgctaagggagataaattggtattaaatggttgtgatctgttaaccaaggttactggatgctgagatattatttcagagatcagtctttacctagaaagttatctccagttgaggagtcgagttgacaagtactcatgactcttgctggcactcggcgagacggtggagctgggagaagggatacaaggagaggggaatatctttagcactaagaatgttaaccatatctttaatattaatgtggtggttttgttgttttcgatgttaagagattattccttactctgcctgtgcaattggcttgccaaccccagagatgtgaggtcactatttcccggatcttcttcgctatcatctgagtccccgagacgatggctgttgggtaaccatatcattaggattattgcaataccaaaattgccaaatatacatatagtacaagcatctctggtctatttttgaatgctaccggaaataaccttcctattactgtagaaacatgacaaaaacaagacggaacacacttacactggcttcctgttccttttttctggcagctcctcgttctctgcctcagattgcaggtctgaggtgttgcagccctttccatattgctgcattatttttaatgcgtctttgtagttgtctaaaattgaatatgttaaaatgaacatgagtttcaaattagctgtagagctgaacagaatattattattattgatgatgataaatcaggtctctctcttacaagagacctgattgaacatagacacaataggttattccaagcataaagagaagcaactatgacgttatttttaaacaagaagattatgaatttgcataccacaagttcggacaacagaaacgtcaaatcttggccagtttggctcatgctgctcctcatttaaagcggccctttcaattctgtcggtgtttttatagctgggccagaaaaccatcctatcatcataccatccacttgggacaaccgcaatgtccctgttcattataaatttaatcagatgaaaaggcacccttaatgtagaaagaaagaaaagg
This Entelurus aequoreus isolate RoL-2023_Sb linkage group LG05, RoL_Eaeq_v1.1, whole genome shotgun sequence DNA region includes the following protein-coding sequences:
- the LOC133650571 gene encoding mucin-2-like, whose translation is MYSYAFTSTCIKHAESYTSSYHLGAPFRVPFHLIKFIMNRDIAVVPSGWYDDRMVFWPSYKNTDRIERAALNEEQHEPNWPRFDVSVVRTCDNYKDALKIMQQYGKGCNTSDLQSEAENEELPEKRNRKPVHRLGDSDDSEEDPGNSDLTSLGLASQLHRQTPPSRRVPARVMSTCQLDSSTGDNFLAPHHGERRINMPSPAPALNMQRVTQGTAVPPRLPPPPSPAALNMWQTEEPGCSLAYRPTWRGERMADNISCSAPEVIQILSLLETIKHNQDQLIAKASTYATASSTPCSKASNMSSRTTPSSTTPSSSSRSSTTPSSSCRSSTTPSSSSRSSTTPSSSSRSSTPSSASPSSTTPSSASRSSTTPSAASRSSTTPSAASRSSTTPSAASRNSTTPSAASRSSTTPSVASRSSTPPSAASHSPTTPSAASRSSTTPRPKPRPSM